The nucleotide window tcactgcaaagggtctgaatacttatgaccatgtgatatttcagtttttcttttttaataaatttgcaaaaatgtctacatttctgtttttttctgtcaagatggggtgctgagtgtacattaatgagaaataaaatgaacctttttgattttggcaaatggctgcaatgacacaaagagtgaaacatttaaaggggtctgaatactttccgtacccactgtatgttacggccctgaggtgccgtttgacaCTCCCTAGGTGATCCCTAGATGTTGGCTGATGACGTATGGTGTGCGCCAGCTGAGACGCGTCAGCCAATCACTTCATCCGGTTTATAAGGACCGGAAAAGCCTTACTCAGGCGTGAACTGGGATTTTACGTGAACAGTTCACCATTTCGTAAAACCTTTTGATCACTTGTCTTGTTACAAACTCAGTAGTGAGGTTCAGATCTGTTAGTCAGAGCGTACTCGTGTGTGTGAGTATTGTTTGCACGTTAGTTCGTTTAGGTAATGTCTTATGTTTTGTCGTGTTAGTCTTGGTGTTCGACTGTTTGTACGTTTGCAAATGGTCTCGTTGTAATTTCATTGtcagtgttaaaataaatgtcaaacataGTCAATTCATTACGTGAGCTGTTTTATTCGCCTTCTCCCATCCACTTCCCCTTTCCTTTTATATTATGTTGGGTCCCACTCGGGCGGGGACGTAACaatgtataataaaaaaataaacccaaTCACATTTGCAGTAAATATGCAGTAAAAGACTGTTGAAGGCATTTTATTGTGTGTTCATCAGTCCGTATTTAGAATTTTGTATTAATTTGCTGGGGTGGCTCCTGTATCCATACCAGGATCTGACTCATCATTGCTATCAGATGTAACTTTCAACATTGAAATACCAttaacagcacagacaaacataaaataaataaactgctccTTTTGTAAGATCCCCCAAATCTGGGGGCTCTAGGTATTAAATGAAAGGTCTAAGACCTTGGTTCACACACTGAGTATTTAGTCTTGCTCACATGAAAcggcaaaaataaatacaccttTCTTTTAGCATTCCTCACCAGGCAGGTTATTGATGTACTGCCCAGGCTGTACATCTATTATGGATCACACAGATGTACGAGATACAAGATACAAAAATACAGGTGAGCAGAACATGAATGAAGGTATGACAGACCGTCAGTGTGAACTCTCATGGAGGAAGCAGTGATATCAGTTGTAATGTTGAAGTATGGTAGCCACAGGGCCTGGCAGAAGAAAGGAAGCATCATTTATCATCCGATTTGTCAACATTCATTCATGTAAGACACATGGGTCTATAACTTGTAGCCCAGTCCAGATCTACTAATGTGGCAGTAGAGTGTCATGGCGAAACACATTCCCAAAACCTGtcaacaaacaagaaaaaaagtcaaataagaCATTTGATTCAACATGGAAATATTCTAATAGGTCTTGTGCCTTATAgatcatattttaaattttaaaacattccaAAAGTGCCAGGTTTTTCAGACATTAACGGTTATTTCAAGAGCAACACAACAGTTTCTTGAGGAAAAGATTTGATTATAGaaatatactgaaatattatttactgaaactgaaagtgagCAAAGCTGGAAAAGCTGTGTTAAATTGTTTGGTTTTGTGGATACTTGGCAACATCACAGGAAGCTTATGCACATTTGGTCAAAATTCCCCACAGTGGAACAAAATTCCACACTCCCCCAATGCCAAGTTAAAACTACGCGGTGCCAGACCCCCCCCAGCCTGTTTGATGATGCCCACGTCTGgcccatgtatttgaaacacaagaacattgTGCAGTTGCAGTACAGTTTAATTTTGTACTGCAACTCTACTGTGTATTGAATATACCAGGTCATAGTTATACAATTCCAGaccacttttgtttttatgaaagtACAAAGCAACAAAACTTCTATATGTACTGTTTGCTAGTCATGTAACACTCACCCCCTTGGTAGTTTATAAAAGTATACGTTAAGTGTACTTTTTTAACTTATAAGACTAGTAAACTGTGAGTACACAAATAATTTAcctttaatttgtattttgtacCGTAACTATGTTGTGTACAATTCTGCAGTTTTAGAACTGTCTCTTAATTAAAAGGACCATAAATGACACGAGTCATTTGTGTAGTTACACTAGTTACACAGGATGAATTAAGAAACGCGTACACTGTTACAAAAGCACACAAGAGGAACGTAACTGCTCAGTGTGAACTCAATAGTAGAGGTCAAACATCAGTCATAAACAAATCCAGTGTTTCCTTATGCTGCTAAAGGTTCAGTTCCACCAATGTACCGTTTTCTCCAAGCTATTCCACTTGacactacaaaacaaatacttatATTTGTGAAGAATACTAATTATACTTACGGTAAGTATATGTCAATCTCAGAATGGCAGATATTTACAACTAATACAAGTATAGGACAAGTACATTAAGATGTTTCTGTATACTTGTCTGTAACCTGAAAGTatactattctattttattttaaagtactATTGCCACACTTGAATAAACGTCTTTGTGTAAGGGCTAGTGAGTAGTGAATTGGTGAATGAGGGATTTTGGACACCTCAATagcaaaaatgtgcatgttcacacatgcagcagactcagagcagcattagcattcatttggaatGGAGAAATGCTTTATTAGCAGCCTGGTGGTTTACCTCGATAATGCAGAGGACAATGACGGAAATCCCAGTGATAAGGAAATGTTCCTCAAATATGTTCTTCATCACCGGTAAACAGCCCTGCAACTAAAGAACACACATTTCAGATGAACTGCTACCAGCAGTCCAATGCAATAGGAAGACCATGCTCCTGACTTCTACAGTACATCAAAATAAGGTGTGCATTGAGATGTTCCGAGGGTTACACTGTGTCCACCTTGTTTCTGTACACACGGTTGGTGGTACAGTTGTTCTTGCAACAAGATTCCGGCACTTTTTCTCCCCAGTCTGTCACATTCTCGACTCCGCAGCAATCAAGCTGAAggaaaaatagaatagaaaatgGACTGAGATCACGCCCAGTATTTTGCCAAGCCACATCCACAGTCATCCAGGAACTGGACCTCTTACCCGCTGCTGAACCAGATCCCACATCACATCTGATGAATTTCCAGGCTTTTGCTTGACTTGATCCAATCCCTTTTTCAGATCTGTCTGCACCAGCTCAGAAATCTATATTGTAAGGTGAGATCACATACTGGGTTTAGTGTCTCAGCAGAAAACACGGTGTGAATGGTGACTGATGTGATCCTACCTTTGCCTCATACATGAGCAGCAAACATGCTGCAGTCAGCTCCACCAGCATCAGtaggaacagcagcaggaagaactGTACACAGAGACTTCACATGAGTGGAGATTCTTTGATTATGCTAAGGAATCCAATAACTGTAGTCATGTCACTCAAAACCACAGGAATATCAACCTCATGGTGGGACCAGAGGAAAATTCAGTGGTCATTAGGAGCACAGTTCACGACTGATTACACATCTTAACATATCCAACTACATTTTCCTGCTGTTCCACTTAGGACATATGTTTTCTTCCTCACTTCAACAAATTGAATTTGATCAGCCACGACATTACAACCACTACGCCCCCTGTATATCACTAAAACAGCTCTGAAGGTTCCTCTGCTATCTGACACCAAGATGCCAGCAGCAGATCTTGTTTCTCCAGCACATCCTCTACATGACGTAAACTCAAACGTGACATAAACGCTACACAGTCATGATTTCGCCTTTGCTGTTGTCCTTTGTgaaatgttgttgtgttttgtgaaatggtgtgtttttgcactttaGAGCTCCTGGATCTATAGGGCAGCAGCATGCTGCGAagcatgtgtgaaatgtttctttcactaTTACTTCATGGTGACACAGGTCttgacaaagttttttttaaaacactgtgacaaaTGCAGGTTTTCGtaaaagaaggttttttttttagcagtatCTAGCCCTACACGTACTATTTGAGTATTTGGTTCTATTGGTCCCAGTTTTCAGACACATGTTTTCTAGTTCAAATAATAGGAACAGATCTTCATTTGTGGTGACCACAGTGAAAGATTACATAAGAAAATCTGCTTGACTATTCATTCAATCACCTCTCAATAATCCACAGAACCTACTGTCAGCTGTTGTAAACAGGGCAACTTTCCATAGATCAAGGTCAGTGGTGTCCTGACTCATATACAATCTGCATATGGAAGTCTGTATAAGTCACACAGCAGTTTTTCCCCACCACAGTTTATAGTACATTGTATTCTGGAGCTATGTCAACTCAAAAAATCTTGTaaactgttgcctcacagcaggaaggttcctggtttgaaacccatcaggggcctttctgtgtggagtctgcatgttctccctgtgcttgtgtgggttttctccaggtactctggtttcctcccacagtccaaaaacatgtatgtcaggttgattggtgactctaaattgcccataggagtgagtgtgagtgtgtgaggttgtctgtctctatgtggccctgtgatggactggggacctgtccagggtggacccctgcctttcacccacagagagctgggataggctccagcagatccctgttacCTGAAATAGATGCAGCCTTGGACAGCTTAACTTAAGaaaatttgtgtatgtgtgtcctacCGTCAAAAGGAGACAGCGGTTTTCCTTCAGAGCCCCCACGAATCCCAGGAAGGACACGCAGGTGATGATGATGCCGCTGATCAGCAGTGCGTTGGCCACTTTCAAGGTGGCCAATGTAGGGGTGAGTGCTGCCATTTCAAAGTTCACCATTATGTATACGCCAAAGCCCAGCACTGCCACACCACACAGCTGACAGGAACAAATGTACAGCACAGCCAGGTTCATGTTACACACTCCCTACACCTCAGTTACCTGAGTACAGCTTCACAGATATATCGTATCAACAGTTACACTGAGCACCAACAGATTTCTGcctgaaatattttactttttacagcTTTAGATActtaacaaaacatatttacattaaattcCAATGAATGCCTCataaaaacaattcaataaaataacatatataCAATAATATGATGACCACTGAAATGATCGATTTTCTTCATGAGTACTTCTATTTTTGACAGAGCACAGCCAATAATATCATTACAGACCACTGACTTCTTCCTGGTAGCTTCAATCAcgattacattttttaacacaACCATTTAAAATCTGGGCTTTTAATCTGTTATATTCAGCTATTTTAGGTCATTTAGGTTTTTCTGAGACTGCCCTAACTAGTTTCCAAACACtcaacaaatgcaaaaagtGTTCAGGTATTGTAATGTATGGATATTCTCAGAAATTAGCTGAGCTCAAATAGTTCATCATAGCACTGGACAAGGGAAAAACCTGTTTGACTAAAATAGGTGCTACCATGTGCCATCTGACTGTGATACTGGATGATGGAAACATatgtacaaaacaaaggaaGTTGGCAACACACATGGTGTACTTTAAACACTTGAGGCAGCCTTGAGCCATTTTTTAACACCCCTGATTGGACCTGcaacaccaaacaaacacaggtttgtaattacacatttcatCTAATATGAACAGAAGAAGCCAAAGTGAATCTAAACCATGTTCACAGTACATAGGCAGATAAAACACCACAATCACACTAGTGACGTAGCTCACTTTGT belongs to Mastacembelus armatus unplaced genomic scaffold, fMasArm1.2, whole genome shotgun sequence and includes:
- the LOC113132838 gene encoding leukocyte surface antigen CD53-like isoform X2, yielding MAQGCLKCLKYTMCVANFLCFLCGVAVLGFGVYIMVNFEMAALTPTLATLKVANALLISGIIITCVSFLGFVGALKENRCLLLTFFLLLFLLMLVELTAACLLLMYEAKISELVQTDLKKGLDQVKQKPGNSSDVMWDLVQQRLDCCGVENVTDWGEKVPESCCKNNCTTNRVYRNKGCLPVMKNIFEEHFLITGISVIVLCIIEVLGMCFAMTLYCHISRSGLGYKL
- the LOC113132838 gene encoding leukocyte surface antigen CD53-like isoform X1, encoding MAQGCLKCLKYTMCVANFLCFLCGVAVLGFGVYIMVNFEMAALTPTLATLKVANALLISGIIITCVSFLGFVGALKENRCLLLTFFLLLFLLMLVELTAACLLLMYEAKISELVQTDLKKGLDQVKQKPGNSSDVMWDLVQQRLDCCGVENVTDWGEKVPESCCKNNCTTNRVYRNKLQGCLPVMKNIFEEHFLITGISVIVLCIIEVLGMCFAMTLYCHISRSGLGYKL
- the LOC113132838 gene encoding leukocyte surface antigen CD53-like isoform X3, translated to MVNFEMAALTPTLATLKVANALLISGIIITCVSFLGFVGALKENRCLLLTFFLLLFLLMLVELTAACLLLMYEAKISELVQTDLKKGLDQVKQKPGNSSDVMWDLVQQRLDCCGVENVTDWGEKVPESCCKNNCTTNRVYRNKLQGCLPVMKNIFEEHFLITGISVIVLCIIEVLGMCFAMTLYCHISRSGLGYKL